A single genomic interval of Neisseria leonii harbors:
- the metZ gene encoding O-succinylhomoserine sulfhydrylase → MKTTINDTLHPETLAIRGAQERTGYNEHNQALFITSSFMFDSAEEGAALFAGQKQGYTYSRTANPTVTAFAKRAALLEGAEQAVATATGMAAVQAALLTFLSAGDHLVCSRSLFGTTMGFLTNHVQRFGIDISFVSQTDVAEWRAAVRPDTKMFFLETPSNPLNEVADLQALADLAHESGALLAVDNSFLTPALQQPLRWGADLSIQSATKAVDGQGRVHGGVVAGSAELMKQVQMYMNAAGIPLSPFHAWVLLSGIETLALRMEKQCASADKLADWLRRRPQVKQVFHAGFADHPQADLVEKQQKSGGIVVAFEVDGGQEAAWRLIDRVRLFSRTANLGDVRSTITHPWTTTHGRMSAQAKQEAGIPEGLVRISVGMEHTDDLIADLQQALAQ, encoded by the coding sequence ATGAAAACAACGATAAACGACACACTCCACCCCGAAACCCTCGCCATACGCGGCGCACAGGAGCGCACCGGCTACAACGAACACAATCAGGCACTGTTTATCACCAGCAGCTTTATGTTCGACAGTGCCGAAGAGGGCGCGGCACTGTTTGCCGGGCAAAAGCAGGGCTACACGTACAGCCGCACCGCCAATCCCACCGTTACCGCTTTTGCCAAACGAGCCGCGCTGCTGGAAGGTGCCGAACAGGCCGTTGCAACGGCTACCGGCATGGCGGCGGTTCAGGCGGCCTTGCTGACTTTTTTAAGCGCGGGCGACCATTTGGTTTGCAGCCGCAGCCTGTTCGGCACAACCATGGGTTTTCTGACGAATCATGTGCAGCGTTTCGGTATCGACATCAGCTTTGTCTCGCAAACCGATGTGGCCGAATGGCGCGCGGCGGTGCGGCCGGACACCAAAATGTTTTTTCTGGAAACGCCGTCCAATCCGCTCAACGAAGTGGCCGATTTGCAGGCCTTGGCCGATTTGGCGCACGAATCCGGCGCGCTGCTGGCGGTGGACAACAGTTTTCTGACCCCCGCCTTGCAGCAGCCTTTGCGCTGGGGTGCGGATTTGTCGATACAGTCGGCCACCAAGGCGGTTGACGGGCAGGGGCGCGTACACGGCGGCGTGGTGGCGGGCAGTGCCGAATTGATGAAGCAGGTGCAGATGTATATGAACGCGGCGGGCATTCCGCTGTCGCCGTTTCATGCCTGGGTGCTGCTCAGCGGCATTGAAACCTTGGCCTTGCGTATGGAAAAACAATGTGCATCGGCCGATAAACTGGCCGACTGGCTGCGCCGCCGGCCGCAGGTCAAACAAGTGTTCCATGCCGGTTTTGCCGACCACCCGCAGGCGGATTTGGTGGAAAAACAGCAAAAAAGCGGCGGCATCGTGGTGGCGTTTGAAGTGGACGGCGGGCAGGAAGCGGCATGGCGGTTGATTGACCGCGTGCGCCTGTTTTCCAGAACCGCCAACCTGGGCGATGTGCGCTCCACCATCACCCACCCGTGGACCACCACCCACGGCCGCATGAGTGCGCAGGCCAAACAGGAGGCGGGTATACCCGAAGGCTTGGTGCGCATTTCGGTCGGCATGGAGCATACCGATGATCTGATTGCCGATTTGCAGCAGGCACTGGCACAGTAA
- a CDS encoding phage tail sheath subtilisin-like domain-containing protein, whose amino-acid sequence MADNITYNTIAADTPLGGVFLEIDPSQALGNLVNAERKALVIGQRLPTGNTPALTPVRVLNAADAEAKFGRGSMLHQMFSTVETVTDEIGLVDVYAVALDDNPSGTAATATVTLGGQVTVPRTLTLYIGGQAVQAAASLGDTAEILAARLATAINADTTLPVTAAASAGTLTLTARHKGEAHNGLEIAATYYDSDTLPAGISCTVSGGENGIGKLAGGSGSPSVAAALAAVSEDWFYVVASPYNDEANIKALENDFDGRWGGMDMRTAHAFLAIDGSHAELTTAGNKRNSAHSSIWGLKGCPTWTAQRAAALAVTCLFYGNNDPALPLKAVKVPAVLAPRLKDRFSYNERTLLVRDGISTTTVSRDGNIYLERIVTTYQENAAGIADSSLASLETKWTVDYYRYVIRTQIALKFPRHKLVDDGTNIGPGQKFVSPQIISDLITAVEADLETAGIIEQTEQSRKRRKVVRSLTDPNRINAVLPPNLVNQFRTFAASVEYRL is encoded by the coding sequence ATGGCCGACAACATTACCTACAACACCATCGCAGCCGACACACCGCTGGGCGGCGTGTTTTTGGAAATCGACCCGTCGCAGGCTTTGGGCAATCTGGTCAATGCCGAGCGCAAAGCTCTGGTGATCGGCCAGCGCCTGCCAACGGGCAACACGCCTGCCTTAACGCCGGTGCGCGTACTCAACGCCGCCGATGCGGAAGCCAAATTCGGCCGCGGCTCGATGCTGCACCAAATGTTTAGTACGGTGGAAACCGTTACCGACGAAATCGGGCTGGTGGACGTGTACGCCGTTGCCTTGGACGACAATCCGTCCGGCACGGCCGCCACCGCCACCGTTACTTTGGGCGGACAGGTTACCGTGCCGCGCACGCTCACGCTGTATATTGGCGGCCAAGCCGTTCAGGCGGCCGCATCATTGGGCGATACCGCCGAAATCTTGGCCGCGCGGCTGGCCACGGCAATCAATGCCGATACAACCCTGCCGGTTACCGCAGCGGCGTCTGCCGGCACGTTAACACTCACCGCCCGCCATAAAGGTGAGGCGCACAACGGACTGGAAATCGCCGCCACCTACTATGACAGCGACACCCTGCCGGCCGGCATCAGCTGCACCGTATCGGGCGGCGAAAACGGCATCGGCAAACTGGCCGGCGGCAGCGGCAGCCCGAGCGTGGCGGCGGCTTTGGCGGCGGTATCCGAAGACTGGTTTTATGTCGTGGCCAGCCCCTACAACGACGAAGCCAATATCAAGGCGCTGGAAAACGATTTTGACGGCCGCTGGGGCGGCATGGACATGCGCACCGCCCATGCCTTTTTGGCCATCGACGGCAGCCATGCCGAACTGACCACCGCCGGCAACAAACGCAACAGTGCCCACAGCAGCATCTGGGGCTTAAAAGGCTGCCCGACTTGGACGGCGCAGCGCGCCGCCGCACTGGCCGTTACCTGCCTGTTTTACGGCAACAACGATCCCGCCCTGCCGCTCAAAGCCGTTAAAGTACCGGCCGTACTCGCGCCGCGCCTGAAAGACCGCTTTTCGTATAACGAGCGCACGCTGCTGGTGCGCGACGGCATCTCCACGACAACCGTATCGCGCGACGGCAATATCTATCTGGAGCGCATCGTGACCACTTACCAAGAAAACGCCGCCGGCATTGCCGACAGCTCACTGGCATCGCTGGAAACCAAATGGACGGTGGATTACTACCGCTATGTCATCCGCACCCAAATCGCGCTCAAATTCCCGCGCCACAAACTGGTGGACGACGGCACTAATATCGGCCCCGGCCAAAAGTTTGTTTCGCCGCAAATCATCAGTGACCTGATTACCGCCGTCGAAGCCGATTTGGAAACCGCCGGCATCATCGAGCAGACCGAGCAGAGCCGCAAACGCCGTAAGGTGGTGCGCTCGCTCACCGACCCCAACCGCATCAACGCCGTGCTGCCGCCGAATCTGGTCAACCAGTTCCGCACCTTCGCCGCATCGGTTGAATACCGCCTGTAA
- a CDS encoding phage protease: MSRLFRLSSDHTEALRVCSAAATLPADGKKTSWVTLTRTGSFTDPRYGRFEITAPMLSSMVKNFDAGVVGQDVFLDVNHKPGDGSAAKILKLSVEGNRLRALVEWTDFGLKAVKERGFSYLSAEYHENWQDNEVGRFHGATLLGAGLTVRPVIKRLDPVTLSCEADGQTYVLSELADDLITKAKQKMNKLQELLKKLADAGYSKTVCASIKELGEAAINENTDDAAAEAVMTKLETTAKMLAAWEEDAPKPAQTNQAAASAGNQADAGKKSLAEPDPGKKLSIDDVNDAVAKALAAREEDAKKLAQTRADNEKLLAETIGQAEGLSDELKKELAESAKVLLPDHATEEQVKALAAHQIDMGNRMTAANQLAAMGYNVAGTPRIVVPDEGVKQLSGIYGEQLKKTGIPLALAVETSPFVAKVLSEFDRHFARELHAEAKMLSGTQTDMRNTTLPYGVQREVIKEALHDLNILNLVHTLTDFTAQATTQIPYETRELGAVMNDGMVFEGQPIPFAGVSQHMDTAFVNQMKLALVVSNEVVHFTRTSAINWDALARNIQSNSRILRELVARRLMNEIQRSSDAFGAVAVADESVSGQSADGQFKTEHFPVVRPYQAVNLQGDAVGLPEHPIVVKVGGQEVPAFDGSGQQSSGTYWRAASYNQGVFQLVDETGRAKPGQSGITISYSRATNVALFNLDAASGVAQEEHLNGLLRLVGSRKAMMDGQRYYRPDYLLMSPVLNDQITNATDFVAERKRNGTDTDGNGDLGVIKGVSVYGSNAPLTDLGDDRILFGQRGLTSYTVVKPFATGDLFELTDGHGRPLGKKAAYGEEYNAIYTPKPLRQACTSIVVYSKKGRDAVGA, translated from the coding sequence ATGTCCCGTTTATTCCGATTGTCTTCCGATCACACCGAAGCCCTGCGCGTTTGCTCGGCGGCCGCTACTTTGCCGGCCGACGGCAAAAAAACGTCGTGGGTGACGCTGACCCGCACCGGCTCGTTTACCGATCCGCGCTACGGCCGTTTTGAGATCACCGCGCCTATGCTGTCGAGCATGGTGAAAAATTTTGATGCCGGCGTGGTGGGGCAAGATGTGTTTTTGGATGTCAACCATAAGCCGGGCGACGGCTCGGCGGCGAAAATCCTGAAGTTGAGTGTGGAGGGCAACCGCCTGCGCGCGCTGGTGGAATGGACGGATTTTGGGCTGAAAGCCGTGAAAGAGCGCGGCTTTAGCTATTTGAGCGCCGAATATCACGAAAACTGGCAGGACAACGAAGTCGGCCGTTTTCACGGTGCCACCCTGTTGGGCGCGGGTTTGACGGTGCGTCCCGTCATCAAGCGGCTCGACCCCGTTACGCTGTCGTGCGAAGCCGACGGTCAAACCTATGTGTTGTCGGAATTGGCCGACGATTTGATTACGAAAGCGAAGCAGAAAATGAACAAATTGCAAGAATTGCTGAAAAAGCTCGCCGATGCGGGCTACTCGAAAACCGTGTGCGCCAGCATTAAAGAGCTGGGCGAAGCGGCCATCAACGAAAACACCGACGACGCGGCAGCCGAAGCGGTGATGACCAAGCTGGAAACCACCGCGAAAATGCTGGCGGCATGGGAAGAAGACGCGCCAAAGCCGGCGCAGACCAATCAGGCTGCTGCATCCGCCGGCAATCAGGCCGATGCAGGCAAGAAATCGCTGGCGGAGCCTGATCCGGGAAAGAAATTATCGATTGACGATGTGAACGATGCGGTGGCCAAAGCCTTGGCGGCACGGGAAGAAGACGCGAAAAAGCTGGCGCAAACCCGCGCCGACAACGAAAAGCTGCTCGCTGAAACCATCGGTCAGGCCGAAGGCTTGAGCGACGAGCTGAAAAAAGAATTGGCCGAAAGCGCGAAAGTGCTGCTGCCCGATCATGCCACCGAAGAGCAGGTTAAGGCGCTGGCGGCGCACCAAATCGACATGGGCAACCGCATGACGGCGGCCAATCAGCTGGCGGCAATGGGCTACAACGTGGCCGGCACGCCGCGCATTGTCGTGCCGGACGAAGGCGTGAAGCAGCTGTCGGGCATTTACGGCGAGCAGTTGAAGAAAACCGGTATTCCGCTGGCTTTGGCGGTGGAAACCTCGCCGTTTGTGGCCAAAGTGCTGTCGGAGTTTGACCGCCATTTCGCCCGCGAGTTGCACGCCGAAGCCAAGATGCTGTCGGGCACACAAACCGATATGCGCAATACCACGCTACCTTATGGCGTGCAGCGCGAAGTAATTAAAGAAGCGCTGCATGATTTGAATATCCTGAATCTGGTGCATACGCTGACCGATTTCACGGCACAGGCCACGACCCAAATCCCTTATGAAACCCGCGAATTGGGCGCGGTAATGAACGACGGCATGGTGTTTGAAGGCCAGCCGATTCCGTTTGCCGGTGTCAGCCAACACATGGACACCGCCTTTGTGAACCAAATGAAACTGGCCTTGGTGGTCAGCAACGAAGTGGTGCACTTTACCCGCACTTCGGCGATCAATTGGGACGCATTGGCCCGCAATATTCAAAGTAATTCACGCATTCTGCGCGAGCTGGTCGCCCGCCGCCTGATGAACGAAATCCAGCGCAGCAGCGATGCCTTCGGCGCGGTGGCGGTGGCCGACGAATCCGTCAGCGGCCAGTCTGCCGACGGCCAGTTCAAAACCGAGCATTTTCCGGTTGTCCGCCCCTATCAGGCAGTCAATCTGCAAGGCGACGCAGTCGGCCTGCCCGAGCATCCGATTGTGGTGAAAGTGGGTGGTCAGGAAGTGCCTGCGTTTGACGGCAGCGGCCAGCAAAGCAGCGGCACTTATTGGCGCGCCGCCAGCTACAACCAAGGTGTGTTCCAGTTGGTGGACGAAACCGGCCGCGCCAAACCCGGCCAAAGCGGCATCACCATCTCTTACAGCCGCGCTACCAATGTCGCGCTGTTTAATCTGGACGCTGCATCCGGCGTGGCACAGGAAGAGCACTTGAACGGCCTGTTGCGACTGGTCGGCAGCCGCAAGGCGATGATGGACGGCCAGCGCTACTACCGTCCCGACTATCTCTTGATGTCGCCGGTGCTCAACGACCAAATCACCAACGCCACCGACTTTGTCGCCGAGCGCAAACGCAACGGCACCGACACCGACGGCAACGGCGACTTGGGCGTGATCAAAGGCGTATCGGTTTACGGCAGCAACGCGCCGCTCACCGATTTGGGCGACGACCGTATCCTGTTCGGACAGCGCGGCCTGACCAGCTACACGGTGGTCAAACCTTTTGCCACCGGCGATCTGTTCGAGCTGACCGACGGCCACGGCCGCCCGTTGGGCAAAAAAGCCGCCTACGGCGAAGAGTACAACGCGATTTACACGCCCAAACCGCTGCGCCAAGCCTGCACCTCGATTGTGGTGTACAGCAAAAAAGGCCGCGATGCGGTTGGCGCTTAA
- the purF gene encoding amidophosphoribosyltransferase: MCGVFGLVAHEPVNQMLYDGLQMLQHRGQDAAGIATLEGSTFHMHKGKGMVREVFRTRNMRDLSGQAGIGHVRYPTAGNAGSSAEAQPFYVSSPFGIVLAHNGNLTNTDELYQSVCDKHLRHVNTGSDSEVLLNVFAHELRREVAAAGNQLGIDHVFNAVAKLHKQVRGAYGVVALIAGYGLLAFRDPFGIRPLVLGKYGHSDGRTDWGVASESVVFNSLAYETVRDIAPGEAVFITLDGKLYSRQCADSPKLSPCLFEYVYFARPDSVMDGVSIYEARVKMGVTLAEKVKQELDIDEIDVVMPIPDTSRPSAMELAHHLGKPYREGFIKNRYIGRTFIMPGQATRKKSVRQKLNPMDSEFKGKNILLVDDSIVRGTTSREIVEMAKAAGAAKVFFASAAPEVRYPNVYGIDMPTREELIANGRTAAEVAAEISADGCVFQDLAALENVVRQMNPAIESFDSSCFNGCYQTGGIDEAYLQRLSQSKSSGAAAFVRPSLIDHSIRVDDGAED, translated from the coding sequence ATGTGTGGTGTGTTTGGCTTGGTGGCGCACGAACCGGTAAACCAGATGCTGTATGACGGCCTGCAAATGTTGCAGCACCGCGGGCAGGACGCGGCAGGGATTGCCACGCTGGAAGGTTCGACTTTCCATATGCACAAAGGCAAAGGCATGGTGCGCGAAGTATTCCGCACCCGCAATATGCGCGATTTGTCGGGACAGGCCGGTATCGGCCATGTGCGCTATCCGACGGCGGGCAATGCCGGCAGCAGCGCGGAAGCACAGCCGTTTTATGTCAGCTCGCCGTTCGGCATCGTGCTGGCGCACAACGGCAACCTGACCAACACCGACGAGCTGTATCAGAGTGTGTGCGACAAACACTTGCGCCATGTGAATACCGGATCCGATTCGGAAGTGCTGCTCAATGTGTTCGCCCACGAACTGCGCCGCGAAGTGGCTGCGGCGGGCAACCAGCTGGGCATCGACCATGTTTTCAACGCCGTAGCCAAGCTGCACAAGCAGGTGCGCGGGGCATACGGTGTCGTCGCACTGATTGCGGGCTACGGCCTGCTGGCATTCCGCGACCCGTTCGGTATCCGTCCGCTGGTGCTGGGCAAATACGGACATTCAGACGGCCGCACCGATTGGGGGGTGGCTTCCGAGTCGGTGGTATTCAACAGTTTGGCGTATGAAACGGTGCGCGATATTGCGCCGGGCGAGGCGGTATTTATTACGCTGGACGGCAAACTGTACAGCCGCCAATGCGCCGACAGTCCCAAACTGTCCCCCTGCCTGTTCGAGTATGTCTATTTTGCCCGCCCCGATTCGGTGATGGACGGCGTGTCGATTTACGAAGCGCGGGTGAAAATGGGTGTGACGCTGGCAGAGAAAGTGAAACAGGAATTGGACATTGATGAAATCGATGTTGTGATGCCGATTCCCGATACCAGCCGTCCCAGTGCCATGGAGCTGGCACACCATCTGGGCAAGCCCTACCGCGAAGGCTTTATCAAAAACCGCTATATCGGCCGCACGTTTATTATGCCCGGCCAGGCTACGCGCAAAAAATCGGTCCGCCAAAAGCTCAATCCGATGGATTCGGAATTTAAGGGTAAAAACATTCTGCTGGTGGATGACTCCATCGTACGCGGCACGACCAGCCGCGAAATTGTCGAAATGGCCAAAGCGGCCGGTGCGGCAAAAGTCTTCTTTGCCTCGGCCGCGCCCGAAGTGCGTTATCCGAACGTGTACGGCATCGATATGCCCACGCGCGAAGAGCTGATTGCCAACGGCCGCACGGCTGCCGAAGTGGCGGCGGAAATCAGTGCCGACGGCTGCGTGTTTCAGGATTTGGCCGCGCTGGAAAACGTGGTGCGCCAAATGAATCCCGCCATCGAGTCGTTCGACAGTTCCTGTTTCAACGGCTGCTACCAAACCGGCGGTATCGATGAAGCCTATTTGCAGCGGCTCTCGCAAAGCAAATCTTCCGGTGCGGCGGCATTTGTGCGTCCGAGCTTGATTGATCACAGCATACGGGTGGACGACGGCGCGGAAGACTGA
- a CDS encoding phage tail tube protein, whose protein sequence is MAKVTGKCFISLAGTKLHTDNDAELDIGGEAKKAQMSVHGLVGHAVEEIKPAKITGSIIHTADIDLVALQAWEGAAVFETDSGLRYMVRDAAVEDTLSLSKSKVKITLVGRPAQLI, encoded by the coding sequence ATGGCAAAAGTAACCGGAAAATGCTTTATCAGCCTGGCCGGCACCAAACTGCACACCGACAACGACGCCGAGCTGGACATCGGCGGCGAAGCCAAAAAGGCGCAAATGTCAGTACACGGCTTGGTCGGCCACGCCGTTGAGGAAATCAAACCCGCCAAAATTACCGGCTCGATTATCCACACCGCCGACATCGATTTGGTCGCCCTGCAGGCGTGGGAAGGCGCGGCGGTGTTCGAGACCGACAGCGGCCTGCGCTATATGGTGCGCGACGCCGCCGTCGAAGACACTTTGAGCTTAAGCAAAAGCAAGGTCAAAATTACCCTGGTCGGCCGCCCCGCCCAATTAATCTAA
- a CDS encoding DUF2635 domain-containing protein, whose translation MNQITVKPRDGIKVRLEDGTGYVAEHGQTVFQTAYYLRRIADGDLLPINDSKTKGAK comes from the coding sequence ATGAATCAAATCACAGTCAAGCCGCGCGACGGCATCAAGGTGCGCCTGGAAGACGGCACGGGCTACGTTGCCGAACACGGCCAAACCGTGTTTCAGACGGCCTATTATCTGCGGCGCATTGCCGACGGCGATCTGCTGCCAATCAACGACAGTAAAACCAAAGGGGCAAAATAA
- a CDS encoding HK97 gp10 family phage protein: MKIEYTVEADRVREAFRRAPDVMSRELDKGLDQAALKMVRTAQDTLRDNDSLATSQLVQSVNFERSGLLERTVSPNTAYARYLEEGTKPGYFPNSYALAAWLKIRGAVNPKRQAFALAKHIYRHGTKAHPFWQPSFERAEPEMRRIIDRFVQRGVERVFT, translated from the coding sequence ATGAAGATTGAATACACAGTCGAAGCCGATCGGGTGCGGGAAGCTTTCCGCCGTGCGCCCGATGTGATGAGCCGCGAGTTGGACAAGGGCTTGGATCAGGCGGCCTTAAAAATGGTACGCACCGCGCAGGACACCTTGCGCGACAACGACAGCTTGGCCACTTCGCAGCTGGTGCAGTCGGTCAATTTCGAGCGCAGCGGCCTGTTGGAGCGCACCGTGTCGCCGAATACCGCCTATGCGCGGTATTTGGAAGAGGGCACCAAGCCCGGCTATTTTCCGAACAGTTATGCGCTGGCGGCTTGGCTGAAGATTCGCGGGGCGGTCAATCCGAAACGGCAGGCTTTCGCACTGGCCAAACACATTTACCGCCACGGCACCAAGGCGCATCCGTTTTGGCAGCCGTCTTTTGAGCGTGCCGAGCCGGAAATGCGGCGGATTATCGACCGCTTTGTACAGCGCGGGGTGGAGCGCGTATTCACATGA
- a CDS encoding ABC transporter permease subunit, which yields MLRYIFRRLLLLVPTLLGILALTFAVIQFVPGGPVEQLAAQLSGGTVGMEAAGPSGSGLARGGQRLSAEDMAALNALYGFDKPPLTRFIEMVGRFLRFDLGESFFYHETVWNLVKQKLPVSMSLGLWTFFLTYLICIPLGIAKAVRDGSRFDTVSGMLIVTAYTVPPFVLGLVLLVLFGGGSFWAWFPQGGLVGDNWDTLDTGAKIRDYLWHMALPVTASVAGNLAVMTVLTKNVFLEEIRRQYVYTARAKGLPERRILWQHVFRNAMIPLITGFPAAFIGAFFTGSLLIETLFSLDGLGLLSYESVMKRDYPVVMGTLYVFTLMGLAARLLSDLSYAWVDPRIHFDKPL from the coding sequence ATGCTGCGCTATATATTCCGACGCTTATTGCTGCTGGTGCCCACGCTGTTGGGGATTTTGGCACTGACGTTTGCCGTCATTCAATTTGTCCCCGGCGGGCCGGTCGAACAGCTGGCCGCCCAATTGTCGGGCGGCACGGTCGGCATGGAAGCGGCGGGTCCTTCGGGCAGCGGTTTGGCGCGGGGCGGGCAGCGGCTGAGCGCCGAAGATATGGCCGCGCTCAATGCGCTTTACGGTTTCGACAAACCGCCGCTGACCCGCTTTATCGAGATGGTCGGCCGTTTTTTGCGCTTCGATTTGGGTGAGAGCTTTTTTTATCATGAAACCGTATGGAATCTGGTCAAACAGAAACTGCCGGTTTCCATGAGCTTGGGTTTGTGGACGTTTTTCCTCACTTATCTGATCTGTATCCCGCTGGGCATCGCCAAGGCGGTGCGCGACGGCAGCCGTTTCGATACCGTCAGCGGTATGCTGATTGTTACGGCTTATACGGTTCCGCCGTTTGTGCTGGGTCTGGTGCTGCTGGTGCTGTTCGGCGGCGGCAGTTTTTGGGCTTGGTTTCCGCAGGGCGGTTTGGTGGGCGATAATTGGGACACATTGGACACGGGGGCAAAAATCCGGGATTACCTCTGGCATATGGCACTGCCGGTTACGGCCTCGGTGGCGGGCAATCTGGCCGTGATGACGGTGCTGACCAAAAACGTGTTTCTTGAAGAAATCCGCCGCCAGTATGTCTATACCGCCCGCGCCAAAGGCCTGCCGGAGCGGCGGATTTTGTGGCAGCACGTTTTCCGTAACGCTATGATTCCATTGATTACCGGTTTTCCGGCGGCGTTTATCGGCGCGTTTTTTACCGGCAGTCTGCTGATTGAAACCCTGTTCTCGCTCGACGGTTTGGGGTTGCTGTCTTATGAATCCGTGATGAAACGGGATTATCCGGTGGTAATGGGTACGCTGTATGTTTTTACCCTGATGGGTTTGGCGGCCAGACTGCTGTCGGATTTGTCTTATGCCTGGGTGGATCCGCGCATTCATTTCGACAAACCGCTTTGA
- a CDS encoding type II toxin-antitoxin system HicA family toxin, which produces MKYSEFKKWLLAQGVEFTHQKRGSHQLIRLNGKTSVFPNHGSKEIGTGLVNKIKKDLGLK; this is translated from the coding sequence ATGAAGTACAGTGAATTTAAGAAATGGCTGCTGGCGCAAGGCGTTGAATTTACCCATCAGAAACGCGGCAGCCACCAACTGATCAGGCTGAACGGCAAAACCTCGGTGTTCCCCAACCACGGCAGCAAAGAAATCGGTACCGGGCTGGTCAACAAAATCAAGAAAGACTTAGGACTCAAATAA
- a CDS encoding SAP domain-containing protein translates to MAKKTGDGVLLILGLLVVVITFLWEAFGWWLLLPVAVFGLLIVLGVWGAEKPDTGRQSQQTEEEYRADLHQWLNEKIREGYEEEINAHQLRKPLTKKEEFLMCLAFESKIRLPLNLFFQQKIDQADQVFLTMVREGYFQAAEPYAVVDNSLTVEQIKQIFREHDLPLSGRKAELLDRLFAQLPEIAAEIVNENGFYTPTEKARTLGIYLDEKERSHSMEFIKLLNQRNYYVMQHAVNCNPDAYGLEFRPVSTFCRHSQQLAGICPRDNLPDTWPPEECEHPYHACNCLFDIVYSNDERLKQPS, encoded by the coding sequence ATGGCGAAGAAAACGGGGGACGGGGTTTTGCTGATTCTCGGCCTGTTGGTCGTGGTCATCACGTTTTTATGGGAAGCGTTCGGCTGGTGGCTGCTGCTGCCGGTAGCGGTGTTCGGATTGCTGATTGTATTGGGGGTATGGGGAGCGGAAAAGCCCGATACCGGCCGGCAAAGCCAACAGACGGAAGAAGAATACCGCGCCGATCTGCACCAATGGCTGAATGAAAAAATCCGCGAAGGATACGAAGAGGAAATCAACGCACACCAATTGCGCAAACCTTTAACAAAAAAGGAAGAGTTTTTGATGTGCTTGGCTTTTGAGTCAAAAATCAGGCTGCCGCTTAACCTGTTTTTCCAACAGAAAATCGATCAGGCCGACCAAGTTTTTCTAACCATGGTGCGGGAAGGTTATTTTCAGGCAGCCGAGCCTTATGCGGTCGTGGACAACAGTCTGACGGTTGAACAGATTAAGCAGATTTTCAGGGAGCATGATCTGCCGTTAAGCGGCCGCAAGGCCGAGTTACTGGACAGGCTGTTTGCACAGCTGCCCGAAATTGCCGCCGAGATTGTCAATGAAAACGGTTTCTATACGCCTACGGAGAAAGCGCGAACCTTGGGCATTTATTTGGACGAAAAAGAGCGGTCGCATTCGATGGAGTTTATTAAGCTGCTCAATCAGAGAAATTATTATGTGATGCAGCACGCCGTGAACTGTAATCCCGATGCTTACGGTCTGGAATTCAGGCCGGTGTCCACATTTTGCCGGCACAGCCAACAATTAGCCGGTATCTGCCCGAGAGACAATCTGCCCGATACTTGGCCGCCGGAAGAATGCGAACATCCTTACCATGCCTGCAATTGTCTGTTTGATATTGTTTACTCGAATGACGAACGGCTTAAGCAGCCGTCTTAA
- a CDS encoding type II toxin-antitoxin system HicB family antitoxin has translation MLAYPYTLTPDDNGTLLVTFPDIPEAAAVAEDADSAPLEALDGLICALEGYFADRRAVPLPSAAAADGTVLLPALETAKVLLLNEMIAQGIKKAEMARRLDVHMPQIDRLLDLRHNTKLDFIEQAAARLGKRVNISFS, from the coding sequence ATGCTCGCTTACCCCTACACCCTCACCCCCGACGACAACGGCACCCTGCTGGTGACCTTCCCCGACATTCCCGAAGCGGCAGCCGTGGCCGAAGATGCCGACAGTGCCCCTTTGGAAGCCTTGGACGGCCTGATCTGCGCCTTGGAAGGCTATTTTGCCGACCGCCGCGCCGTGCCGCTGCCTTCCGCCGCCGCTGCCGACGGCACCGTGCTGCTGCCCGCACTCGAAACCGCCAAAGTGTTGCTGCTGAACGAAATGATCGCACAGGGCATCAAAAAAGCCGAGATGGCGCGGCGGCTGGATGTGCATATGCCGCAAATCGACCGCCTGCTGGATTTGCGCCACAATACCAAACTGGACTTTATCGAACAAGCCGCCGCCCGCTTGGGTAAACGGGTGAATATCAGCTTTTCGTAA
- a CDS encoding DUF2788 domain-containing protein translates to MTEAEFASWSLKGGLTVLIVFLGFIVYDLGKKSEAGKFGMFILFLVLGLGVFGFIFKEILIGFLISK, encoded by the coding sequence ATGACGGAAGCGGAATTTGCCTCATGGTCGCTCAAAGGCGGTCTGACGGTTTTGATTGTGTTTTTGGGTTTTATCGTTTACGACTTGGGCAAAAAGTCCGAAGCGGGAAAATTCGGTATGTTTATCCTGTTTCTGGTTTTGGGTTTGGGCGTATTCGGATTTATCTTCAAAGAAATCCTGATCGGGTTTCTGATCAGTAAATAG